Proteins encoded in a region of the Malaciobacter mytili LMG 24559 genome:
- a CDS encoding FlgO family outer membrane protein: MNKPLKLVKQVVALLFLTLFLTSCIYHRNIDGSINFTSLVNTMVEKSIEKINKDVSISEAVVVSDFVNIDRLKNRSKLGFLLSSTLKDRLLANDITVKEIELRKDFNLNINGLNLLSRDVNDINKTVDARYAFVGSYSITTKSLIVFIKLIDLQSGDILVSSQESTLINEEILDLERQKNIKDIYSPMVL, encoded by the coding sequence ATGAATAAACCTCTTAAATTAGTAAAGCAAGTAGTTGCTTTACTTTTTTTAACTCTTTTTTTAACTTCTTGTATCTATCATAGAAATATAGATGGTTCAATTAACTTTACTAGTTTAGTTAATACTATGGTTGAAAAATCTATTGAAAAAATAAATAAAGATGTATCTATAAGTGAAGCCGTTGTTGTTTCTGATTTTGTAAATATAGATAGATTGAAAAATAGATCAAAGCTTGGCTTCTTATTATCTTCAACATTAAAAGATAGACTTTTAGCAAATGATATAACTGTAAAAGAAATAGAACTAAGAAAAGATTTTAATTTAAATATAAATGGCTTAAATCTTCTAAGTCGAGATGTAAATGATATAAATAAAACTGTTGATGCTAGATATGCTTTTGTTGGGAGTTACTCAATTACTACAAAAAGTTTAATAGTTTTTATTAAATTAATTGATTTACAAAGTGGAGATATTTTAGTCTCTTCTCAAGAAAGTACACTAATAAATGAAGAGATTTTAGATTTAGAAAGACAAAAAAATATAAAAGATATTTATTCACCAATGGTGTTATAA
- a CDS encoding FlgO family outer membrane protein — MLKTFIKSCLSVTAVALLASGCVATTTNNTSSNDNFNPKLDTSVQKENAKVQITKEYLKVAQDKQFNITTQNSLEGTIDSLATQMMRNTKIPTNKPVLVTSFVRLDNFKETNEFGRVIGESLINELSNRGFNVIEFRGQLNVSIDENGEYFISRDISKLKEKIPNTYVVVGTYSRQYGKVVLNARVVDNISGRIISSSRAIYQHNKRNDCVVFKDCKPPRTIKIVKEE; from the coding sequence ATGCTTAAAACTTTCATTAAGAGTTGCTTAAGTGTTACAGCTGTTGCTTTATTAGCTTCTGGATGTGTTGCAACAACTACAAATAACACTTCTTCAAATGATAACTTTAACCCAAAACTTGACACTAGTGTTCAAAAAGAGAATGCTAAAGTTCAAATTACAAAAGAGTATCTTAAAGTTGCACAAGATAAACAATTTAACATAACAACACAAAATAGTTTAGAAGGTACAATTGACTCATTAGCTACTCAAATGATGAGAAACACTAAGATACCTACAAATAAACCGGTTCTTGTTACATCTTTTGTAAGATTAGATAACTTTAAAGAAACAAATGAGTTTGGTAGAGTAATTGGGGAAAGCTTAATAAATGAACTTTCAAATAGAGGGTTTAATGTTATTGAGTTTAGAGGACAATTAAATGTTTCTATTGATGAAAATGGAGAATATTTTATCTCAAGAGATATTAGTAAATTAAAAGAAAAAATTCCAAATACTTATGTGGTAGTGGGAACATATTCAAGACAATATGGTAAAGTTGTATTAAATGCGAGAGTTGTTGATAATATTTCTGGAAGAATTATCTCAAGTTCAAGAGCAATTTATCAACATAATAAAAGAAATGATTGTGTAGTTTTTAAAGATTGTAAACCTCCAAGAACAATTAAAATTGTAAAAGAAGAGTAA
- a CDS encoding P-loop NTPase, producing MVSIDDVSRAIMMFKDTSVHIGGLVENMSYFIAPDTKSKYYIFGRGNSEQICQKYNIPLLGKIPFEITIRENCDQGKVSVALANDEIKDYYKGITTNLFKSL from the coding sequence ATGGTTAGTATAGATGATGTAAGTAGAGCAATTATGATGTTTAAAGATACAAGTGTCCATATTGGCGGTCTTGTAGAGAATATGAGTTACTTTATTGCTCCTGATACAAAGAGTAAATATTATATCTTTGGAAGAGGTAATAGTGAGCAAATTTGTCAAAAATATAATATACCATTACTAGGGAAAATTCCATTTGAGATAACTATAAGAGAAAATTGTGACCAAGGTAAAGTATCCGTTGCTTTAGCAAATGATGAAATAAAGGACTATTATAAGGGTATTACAACTAACCTTTTCAAGAGTTTATAA
- a CDS encoding P-loop NTPase, whose amino-acid sequence MLKSYKHPLKNDFLRGGEVGKSTVSSNLAVSLTQAGYKVGLLDVDVYGSNISRMLGVNNEKIQWNENNKIIPSENFGIKIMSVALTTPNDDTTLVWRSSVAISALIQFLEDVQWGELDFLVIDMPPGTGDVQLNNGLRIAN is encoded by the coding sequence ATACTCAAATCTTATAAACATCCTTTAAAGAATGATTTTTTAAGAGGAGGGGAAGTTGGTAAAAGTACAGTAAGTTCAAATCTAGCAGTTTCTTTAACACAAGCAGGGTATAAAGTAGGGCTTTTAGATGTAGATGTATATGGTTCTAATATTTCAAGAATGTTAGGAGTTAATAATGAGAAAATACAATGGAATGAAAATAATAAAATTATACCTAGTGAAAATTTTGGTATAAAAATAATGTCTGTAGCCTTAACAACTCCAAATGATGATACCACTTTAGTTTGGAGAAGTTCTGTTGCAATTTCTGCTTTAATTCAATTTTTAGAAGATGTACAATGGGGAGAGTTAGATTTTTTAGTAATTGATATGCCTCCTGGAACAGGAGATGTTCAACTTAACAATGGCTTAAGAATTGCCAATTAG
- a CDS encoding DJ-1 family glyoxalase III produces MAKILVPISNGFEEIEAISIIDICRRADIEVVIAALEELETVGSHNIKIIADCKIEEVKAQEFEMIVLPGGLPNAFTLAENSYVQALLKQMKSENKYIGAICAAPYALNKAEVLNENYTCYPSFEQKIRLEGYHNEDAVVIDGKVITSRGPATATRFALELVRALKGDEIFKSIKNGILA; encoded by the coding sequence ATGGCAAAAATTTTAGTTCCTATTTCAAATGGATTTGAAGAGATTGAAGCAATATCAATAATTGATATATGTAGACGAGCAGATATTGAAGTGGTTATAGCTGCACTTGAAGAGCTAGAAACAGTAGGATCACATAATATAAAAATTATTGCTGATTGTAAAATAGAAGAGGTAAAAGCACAAGAGTTTGAAATGATAGTTCTTCCGGGTGGATTACCAAATGCTTTTACACTTGCAGAGAATAGCTATGTACAAGCTTTATTAAAACAAATGAAAAGTGAAAATAAATATATTGGTGCAATATGCGCAGCACCTTATGCTTTAAATAAAGCAGAAGTTCTAAATGAAAACTATACTTGTTATCCAAGTTTTGAACAAAAAATAAGACTTGAAGGTTACCATAATGAAGATGCAGTTGTAATTGATGGCAAAGTTATTACTTCAAGAGGGCCAGCAACAGCAACAAGATTTGCTTTAGAATTAGTAAGAGCTTTAAAAGGTGATGAAATATTTAAAAGCATAAAAAATGGGATATTAGCATAG
- a CDS encoding UDP-2,3-diacylglucosamine diphosphatase, with translation MKYKSIFISDVHLGTRFSKAKNLLKFLKENQSENLILVGDIIDGWAMKRKFIWPQTHSNVIQKILKKAKKGCKVTFITGNHDEFLRPFVPLFLGDDLNISNELEYKALNGKTYYITHGDFFDSITMTKKWLAILGDYGYDLLLYLNALLNFIRKKLGIKKYWSLSKYVKDNVKSSVSFITDFEKVLSTHAKNKGYDGIICGHIHKAEIRKIEEIEYLNCGDWVESCTAIAETYEGEFIIIDWLEK, from the coding sequence ATGAAATACAAAAGCATTTTTATATCAGATGTTCATCTTGGCACAAGGTTTTCAAAAGCCAAGAATCTTTTAAAATTTTTAAAAGAAAATCAAAGTGAAAACCTCATCTTAGTGGGAGATATTATAGATGGCTGGGCTATGAAAAGAAAATTTATTTGGCCCCAAACACATTCCAATGTAATACAAAAGATACTAAAAAAAGCAAAGAAAGGTTGTAAAGTTACTTTTATTACTGGAAATCATGATGAATTTTTAAGACCTTTTGTTCCTTTGTTTTTAGGAGATGATTTAAATATTTCCAATGAACTTGAATATAAAGCTTTAAATGGGAAAACCTATTATATAACCCATGGGGATTTTTTTGATTCTATTACTATGACTAAAAAATGGCTTGCTATTTTAGGAGATTATGGATATGACCTTCTTTTATATTTAAATGCCTTATTAAACTTTATAAGAAAAAAACTTGGCATAAAAAAATATTGGTCTTTATCAAAATATGTAAAAGACAATGTTAAATCCTCTGTCTCTTTTATAACTGATTTTGAAAAAGTTTTATCAACACATGCAAAAAATAAAGGATATGATGGTATTATTTGTGGTCATATTCATAAAGCAGAAATTAGAAAAATAGAAGAGATAGAATATTTAAACTGTGGAGATTGGGTAGAGTCTTGTACAGCTATTGCTGAAACCTATGAAGGGGAATTTATTATAATAGATTGGCTTGAGAAATAA
- a CDS encoding patatin-like phospholipase family protein, translating to MQKKIFPTNLALALGGGAARGAFHLGVLEFCEKNSIEIQAYSGSSIGSIISVAHASGVCAKEQLRIFASKELRRALKFNYFRNGLLKIDHTSKIIDELIPIKNLEDLPKPVYINAYDIKEKKLHYFNSGDSITLCMASSALVPIFKPIKYKNMYLIDGGLFDNVPIKPLQNKGYEIFAVDLFPKRTQHTTKKVNPLKLLKKKVFKELYENHSHSLANTNYYLGSTHIRNFSLFTFKELEECFNLGFKEAQNHFLGIL from the coding sequence ATGCAAAAAAAAATCTTTCCTACAAATCTTGCACTTGCTCTTGGCGGAGGTGCTGCAAGGGGTGCTTTTCATCTTGGGGTTCTTGAATTTTGTGAAAAAAATAGTATAGAAATACAAGCTTATAGTGGTTCTTCTATTGGCAGTATTATAAGTGTAGCTCATGCTAGCGGAGTTTGTGCTAAAGAACAATTAAGAATTTTTGCTTCAAAAGAATTAAGAAGAGCTTTAAAGTTTAACTATTTTCGAAATGGCTTACTAAAAATTGACCATACAAGTAAAATTATTGATGAATTAATACCTATAAAAAACTTAGAAGATTTACCAAAACCTGTATATATAAATGCCTATGATATAAAAGAGAAAAAACTACACTACTTTAATAGTGGAGATTCCATTACTTTATGTATGGCTTCTAGTGCTTTAGTACCTATTTTTAAACCCATAAAGTACAAAAATATGTATTTAATTGATGGAGGATTATTTGATAATGTTCCAATAAAACCCTTACAAAATAAAGGTTATGAGATTTTTGCAGTGGATTTATTTCCCAAAAGAACACAACATACAACAAAAAAAGTAAATCCTTTAAAACTTTTAAAGAAAAAGGTTTTTAAAGAACTATATGAAAACCATTCCCATAGTTTGGCTAATACAAACTACTACTTAGGAAGTACTCATATAAGAAACTTTTCATTATTTACTTTTAAAGAGCTTGAAGAGTGTTTTAATTTAGGTTTTAAAGAGGCTCAAAATCATTTTTTAGGTATACTTTAA
- the dnaE gene encoding DNA polymerase III subunit alpha, whose translation MSEIPKFSHLHLHTEYSLLDGANKIKPLAKKIKALGMKSVAMTDHGNMFGAIDFYNAMRAEGIKPIIGMEAYIHNSSELDDKTTKQRFHLCLYAKNDIGYKNLMFLSSQAYMYGFYYYPRINKKLLRENSEGLVCSAACLQGEVNWHLNTQNERNVRNGAKGYEEAKKIALEYKEIFGDDFYLEIMRHGISDQLFVDDQIIRLSKETGIKLVATNDTHYLEQKDADAHEAFMCIAMNKLYDDPNRLRHSVHEFYLKSPEQISKLYADIPEAIEATQEIADKCNLEIKLGNPTPPNFKFTRQKLTQEGLQIPEPENEYSLENDKALFIHECWKGLEKRLELVPQEKHQEYKDRLQVEIDIINNMKFPGYMLIVWDFVRVAKEMKIPVGPGRGSAAGSLVAFSLKITDIDPIPYGLLFERFLNPERVSMPDIDMDFCQSRRGEIIDYVVQQYGRANVAQIITFGKLLAKGVIRDVARVLDMPYAKADAMAKLIPDELGINLTQSYEKEPKIKELCDSDPQAKRVWEFALALEGLNRNAGTHAAGVVISNEPLWKKTPLFKPSGLDTLATQYNGKYVEDVDLIKFDFLGLKTLTVIEEANKLIELRHGKRVNFLETDVNDKGVYDLIQTGNTIGLFQIESDGMQDLCKRLKPSNFEDIIAVLALYRPGPMESGMLDDFIERKHGRAKIDYFYDELETALKPILENTYGVIVYQEQVMQIVQSIGGFSLGGADLVRRAMGKKIKEEMDRLKGEFADGAVNKGYTRAYTEELFDLIVKFAGYGFNKSHSAAYALVTFYTSYLKCYYPAEFMAALLTLEKDNTDKVVKYVDEVKRLGLDLFPPDINKSDLVFSAKKIEKEEVVMFGMGAIKGAGDVAIKSILKARNEGGEFKDLSDFISRIDASKVNKRVIESLVKAGALDCFEYSRKALLEQIELIVEAAGKAMQAKKMATGSLFGDDEELTSITIELSHIPEYSSKELLELEKSALGFYVSGHPLDEYREQLDKINYTLSSEIDEISDGSEVLFIGKVETITEKISKKGNKFAILNIMDFHGNIELMMFEDKLNELKNEFNYQDEPLAFKVKISKDDQFTRMSLRKIENLDDAKNDKQKVKKVEKIEPPVNVAIPFSNSEEIMYKLFEVIAHNQGKREFKIIIKSKLGDIELETGFKVASNIENLIKNMEGLYLVE comes from the coding sequence ATGTCCGAAATACCTAAATTTAGCCATTTACATTTACATACTGAATATTCATTACTTGATGGTGCAAATAAAATAAAACCCCTAGCAAAAAAAATAAAAGCCTTAGGAATGAAAAGTGTTGCCATGACAGACCATGGTAACATGTTTGGAGCTATTGACTTTTATAATGCAATGAGAGCGGAGGGAATTAAACCTATTATTGGAATGGAAGCATATATTCACAATAGTAGTGAACTTGATGATAAAACTACAAAACAAAGATTTCACCTTTGCTTATATGCAAAAAATGATATAGGTTATAAAAATCTAATGTTTTTAAGTTCTCAAGCTTATATGTATGGATTTTACTACTATCCAAGAATTAATAAAAAACTATTAAGGGAAAATAGTGAAGGATTAGTTTGTAGTGCCGCTTGTTTACAAGGGGAAGTAAACTGGCATTTAAATACTCAAAATGAAAGAAATGTAAGAAATGGTGCAAAAGGTTATGAAGAAGCAAAAAAAATCGCTTTAGAGTATAAAGAGATTTTTGGAGATGATTTTTACTTAGAGATTATGAGACATGGAATTTCAGACCAACTTTTTGTAGATGATCAAATTATTAGGCTTTCAAAAGAGACAGGTATTAAACTAGTAGCTACAAATGATACTCACTACTTAGAACAAAAAGATGCCGATGCCCATGAAGCTTTTATGTGTATTGCCATGAATAAACTTTATGATGATCCAAATAGACTAAGACACTCTGTACATGAATTTTATTTAAAATCACCAGAACAAATCTCAAAACTCTATGCTGATATTCCTGAAGCTATTGAAGCTACACAAGAAATAGCAGATAAATGTAATTTAGAGATAAAACTAGGAAACCCTACTCCACCAAACTTTAAATTTACTAGACAAAAATTAACACAAGAAGGTTTACAAATACCAGAACCTGAAAATGAATATTCCCTTGAAAATGATAAGGCTTTATTTATTCATGAATGTTGGAAAGGTTTAGAAAAAAGACTTGAACTTGTACCGCAAGAAAAACATCAAGAGTATAAAGATAGGCTACAAGTTGAAATAGATATTATTAATAATATGAAATTCCCTGGATATATGCTTATTGTATGGGATTTCGTTAGAGTTGCAAAAGAAATGAAGATTCCAGTAGGTCCAGGAAGGGGTTCAGCAGCAGGAAGCTTAGTTGCTTTTAGTTTAAAAATTACCGATATTGACCCTATTCCTTATGGATTACTTTTTGAGAGGTTTCTAAATCCAGAGAGAGTATCAATGCCTGATATTGATATGGACTTTTGTCAAAGTAGAAGGGGAGAAATTATTGATTATGTTGTTCAACAATATGGTAGAGCCAATGTTGCACAAATTATTACTTTTGGTAAACTTCTAGCAAAAGGGGTTATTAGAGATGTTGCTAGAGTTTTAGATATGCCTTATGCAAAAGCTGATGCTATGGCAAAATTAATCCCTGATGAATTAGGAATAAACCTTACACAATCATATGAAAAAGAACCAAAAATTAAAGAACTTTGTGACTCAGACCCACAAGCTAAAAGGGTATGGGAATTTGCTTTAGCACTTGAAGGCTTAAATAGAAATGCAGGTACTCACGCTGCTGGTGTTGTTATTTCAAATGAACCATTATGGAAAAAAACTCCTCTTTTTAAACCCTCTGGGCTTGATACCTTAGCTACTCAATATAATGGGAAATATGTTGAAGATGTGGATTTAATTAAATTCGACTTCTTAGGTCTTAAGACCCTAACTGTTATTGAAGAAGCAAATAAATTAATTGAATTAAGGCATGGAAAAAGAGTAAATTTTCTTGAAACAGATGTGAATGATAAGGGAGTTTATGACCTTATTCAAACTGGTAATACAATTGGATTATTCCAAATAGAATCCGATGGAATGCAAGATTTATGTAAAAGATTAAAACCTTCAAACTTTGAGGATATTATTGCCGTACTTGCATTATATAGACCAGGTCCAATGGAATCAGGAATGCTTGATGACTTTATTGAAAGAAAACATGGAAGAGCAAAAATTGATTATTTCTATGATGAATTAGAAACTGCTTTAAAACCTATACTTGAAAATACTTACGGAGTTATTGTATATCAAGAGCAAGTTATGCAAATCGTGCAATCTATTGGTGGCTTTTCACTTGGTGGTGCCGATTTAGTTAGACGGGCAATGGGTAAAAAAATTAAAGAAGAGATGGATAGATTAAAAGGTGAATTTGCCGATGGGGCTGTAAATAAAGGTTATACAAGAGCCTATACAGAAGAGTTATTCGACCTTATTGTAAAGTTTGCTGGATATGGATTTAACAAATCTCACTCAGCAGCCTATGCTTTAGTAACTTTTTATACTTCATATTTAAAATGCTACTACCCAGCTGAATTTATGGCAGCCTTACTTACACTTGAAAAGGATAATACAGATAAGGTTGTAAAGTATGTTGATGAAGTTAAAAGATTAGGACTTGATTTATTTCCACCTGATATTAATAAATCAGACCTTGTTTTCTCTGCAAAGAAAATTGAAAAAGAAGAAGTTGTTATGTTTGGGATGGGTGCCATTAAAGGTGCTGGAGATGTGGCAATTAAATCAATTTTAAAAGCAAGAAATGAAGGTGGAGAATTTAAAGATTTATCTGATTTTATTAGTAGAATTGATGCGAGTAAAGTAAATAAAAGAGTAATTGAATCTTTAGTTAAAGCAGGTGCGCTTGATTGCTTTGAATATAGTAGAAAAGCCTTATTAGAACAAATTGAACTAATTGTTGAAGCTGCAGGAAAAGCTATGCAAGCAAAGAAAATGGCAACGGGTTCCTTATTTGGAGATGATGAAGAGCTTACAAGTATAACAATTGAGCTTTCACATATTCCAGAATACTCTTCTAAAGAGCTTTTAGAACTAGAAAAAAGTGCCTTAGGTTTTTATGTATCTGGACATCCCCTTGATGAGTATAGAGAACAACTTGATAAGATAAACTATACTTTAAGTTCTGAAATTGATGAGATAAGTGATGGAAGTGAAGTTTTATTTATAGGTAAAGTTGAAACTATAACAGAAAAAATTTCTAAAAAAGGTAATAAATTTGCTATTTTAAATATTATGGATTTCCACGGAAATATTGAGCTTATGATGTTTGAAGATAAACTAAATGAGTTAAAAAATGAATTTAATTATCAAGATGAACCCCTTGCTTTTAAAGTAAAAATATCAAAAGATGATCAATTTACAAGAATGAGTCTAAGAAAAATTGAAAACTTAGATGATGCAAAAAATGATAAACAAAAAGTTAAAAAAGTAGAGAAGATAGAACCTCCTGTAAATGTTGCTATTCCTTTTTCAAATAGTGAAGAAATTATGTATAAACTTTTTGAAGTAATTGCACATAATCAAGGAAAAAGAGAGTTTAAAATTATTATAAAATCAAAACTTGGAGATATTGAACTTGAAACAGGTTTTAAAGTTGCTTCAAATATTGAGAATCTTATAAAAAATATGGAAGGATTATATTTAGTAGAATGA
- the surE gene encoding 5'/3'-nucleotidase SurE encodes MKQILLTNDDGFDAIGLKALIQALSPIAKITVVAPAKNKSACGHSLTLDRPLRMAKVDDDFYKIDDGSPTDCMFISIHNLFKEGYKPDLVISGINIGANMGEDITYSGTASAAMEAVLHNIPAIAISQVCKDRCQDIKNGWDFALAKDTIVKIAKKILNNQFPLGERKFLNINIPPIEPKECKGIKITKAGYREYGNDTSRHLNPRGEEYYWIGLHPLIWKSSENKDCDFEAIKDNYISISPIKLDMTSYEDISILNQWIKN; translated from the coding sequence ATGAAACAAATCTTATTAACAAATGATGATGGATTTGATGCAATTGGATTAAAAGCTTTAATTCAAGCTTTAAGCCCTATTGCAAAAATAACAGTAGTTGCCCCTGCAAAAAATAAATCAGCGTGTGGGCACTCTTTAACTTTAGATAGACCATTAAGAATGGCTAAAGTTGATGATGATTTTTATAAAATAGATGATGGAAGTCCAACAGATTGTATGTTTATTTCTATTCATAATCTATTTAAAGAAGGGTATAAACCTGATTTGGTAATTAGTGGAATAAATATTGGTGCAAATATGGGAGAAGATATTACTTATAGTGGAACAGCCTCTGCTGCGATGGAAGCAGTTTTACATAATATTCCTGCCATTGCAATTTCACAAGTTTGTAAAGATAGATGTCAAGATATAAAAAATGGTTGGGATTTTGCTTTAGCAAAAGATACAATTGTAAAAATAGCCAAAAAGATTTTAAATAATCAATTTCCATTGGGTGAACGAAAATTTTTAAATATAAATATTCCTCCAATTGAACCAAAAGAGTGTAAAGGTATAAAGATTACTAAAGCTGGATATAGAGAGTATGGAAATGATACTTCTAGGCATTTAAATCCAAGAGGAGAAGAATATTATTGGATAGGATTACACCCTTTAATTTGGAAAAGTAGTGAAAATAAAGATTGTGATTTTGAAGCAATAAAAGATAATTATATTTCTATTTCTCCTATTAAATTAGATATGACTTCATATGAAGATATTTCTATTTTAAATCAATGGATAAAAAATTAA
- a CDS encoding M99 family carboxypeptidase catalytic domain-containing protein, which produces MNLGILKLFSFIFFIFSISLFANIQNFDLIKKGETDNNTLLIVGGIQGDEPGGFMAASLIATHYEINKGSVWVIPNLNFYSIIKRGRGAFGDMNRKFASISSQDPDYNTIQRIKEYMSNDKVKLILNLHDGSGFYRKKHIDSIHSPHKWGQSSIIDQSYLNIEKYGNLEEISSQVCEYINNKLIRQRDYYSVKNTKTRLGDKEMEKTLTYYAINIGKAAFGNEASKELPLHERTYYHLLAIEKYMQIMNIDYKRKFELTPIVLKDVIDNDISISFYDDKIKLPLREIRNSLNYFPIKKDGSIEFVGSNPLMTVIKDGNLYNIHYGNRRVSRLSPDYFEINHELKNVDINIDGEIKEIEMGSLIYVKDDFLVKPKEDIRVNVIGYVNKSQKNEAGLKISKTNILKRYSIDKKGKIYRVEFYKDEKFAGMVLVKFIDDLSIVSNSEKDTTKKL; this is translated from the coding sequence ATGAACCTTGGCATATTAAAGTTATTTAGTTTTATATTTTTTATTTTTTCAATTTCGCTTTTTGCAAATATTCAAAATTTTGATTTAATAAAAAAAGGTGAAACAGATAATAATACACTTTTAATTGTTGGTGGAATACAAGGTGATGAGCCAGGAGGTTTTATGGCTGCTTCCCTTATTGCTACTCATTATGAAATTAATAAGGGTTCTGTTTGGGTAATCCCTAATTTAAACTTTTATTCTATTATTAAAAGAGGAAGAGGAGCTTTTGGAGATATGAATAGAAAATTTGCTTCTATTTCTTCTCAAGACCCTGATTATAATACTATACAAAGAATAAAAGAATATATGTCAAATGATAAAGTTAAACTTATTTTAAATTTACATGATGGTAGTGGTTTTTATAGAAAAAAACATATTGATAGTATTCATTCTCCACATAAATGGGGACAAAGTTCAATTATTGACCAATCTTATTTAAATATAGAAAAATATGGAAATTTAGAAGAAATTTCTTCTCAAGTTTGTGAATATATAAATAATAAATTAATAAGACAAAGAGACTACTATTCAGTTAAAAATACAAAAACAAGACTTGGTGATAAAGAGATGGAAAAAACTCTTACTTATTATGCTATTAATATAGGGAAAGCAGCCTTTGGTAATGAAGCAAGTAAAGAGTTACCTTTACATGAAAGAACATATTATCATCTTTTAGCTATTGAAAAATATATGCAAATTATGAATATTGATTATAAAAGAAAATTTGAATTAACACCAATAGTTTTAAAAGATGTAATAGATAATGATATTTCTATTTCTTTTTATGATGATAAAATTAAACTTCCACTTAGGGAAATTAGAAATAGTTTAAATTATTTTCCTATTAAAAAAGATGGAAGTATTGAGTTTGTGGGGAGCAATCCATTAATGACTGTTATAAAAGATGGAAATTTATATAATATTCATTATGGTAATAGAAGAGTATCAAGGTTATCTCCTGACTATTTTGAAATTAATCATGAATTAAAAAATGTAGATATTAATATTGATGGAGAAATAAAAGAGATAGAAATGGGTTCACTAATTTATGTAAAAGATGATTTTTTAGTAAAACCCAAAGAGGATATAAGAGTAAATGTTATTGGATATGTTAATAAATCTCAAAAGAATGAAGCAGGATTAAAAATTTCTAAAACAAATATCTTAAAAAGATACTCAATTGATAAAAAAGGTAAAATCTACAGAGTTGAATTTTATAAAGATGAAAAATTTGCTGGGATGGTATTAGTTAAGTTTATAGATGATTTGTCAATAGTTTCTAATAGTGAGAAAGATACTACAAAAAAGTTGTAG
- a CDS encoding D-alanyl-D-alanine carboxypeptidase family protein, with product MNRRDFFNSCKLAALSTFTSSLLLKADEEFETNEEIYPADSLAIGSTPIKKSDIFIEDNDINEFIAVRKKLRLVQRHIGYGNFNVVSFDNLIKYAKYAKNIGEFTNKELSFLEKIFYINPTQYGFYGKKISSSITEKISEKDIVKIPRTGHYLFRGKPEQTYYEMKKDIGDTIILTSGVRSIVKQMNLYLDKIYSTDGNITEASKSLAPPAFTYHSIGDFDVGKIGLGYDNFTSRFALTDEFLKMKSLTYIEMRYTINNKDGVRYEPWHIKVI from the coding sequence ATGAATAGAAGAGATTTTTTTAATTCTTGTAAATTAGCAGCTTTAAGTACTTTTACTTCTTCTTTATTATTAAAAGCTGATGAAGAGTTTGAAACTAATGAGGAGATATATCCTGCTGATTCATTGGCTATAGGAAGTACTCCTATTAAAAAAAGTGATATTTTTATTGAAGATAATGATATAAATGAATTTATAGCTGTTAGAAAAAAATTAAGACTTGTGCAAAGACATATTGGATATGGTAATTTTAATGTTGTAAGTTTTGATAACTTAATAAAATATGCAAAATATGCAAAAAATATTGGAGAATTTACAAATAAAGAATTAAGTTTTTTAGAAAAAATATTTTATATTAATCCCACACAATATGGTTTTTATGGTAAAAAAATCTCTTCTTCAATTACTGAAAAAATCAGTGAAAAAGATATTGTAAAAATACCAAGAACAGGTCATTATTTATTTAGAGGAAAGCCTGAACAGACTTATTATGAAATGAAAAAGGATATTGGAGATACTATAATCTTAACTTCAGGTGTTAGAAGTATTGTAAAACAGATGAACCTTTATCTTGATAAGATATATTCAACAGATGGAAATATAACAGAGGCTTCAAAATCTTTAGCTCCACCAGCATTTACATATCACTCTATTGGTGATTTTGATGTGGGAAAAATTGGTTTGGGATATGATAATTTTACATCAAGATTTGCATTAACTGATGAATTTTTAAAAATGAAAAGCTTAACTTATATTGAGATGAGATATACAATAAACAATAAAGATGGAGTAAGATATGAACCTTGGCATATTAAAGTTATTTAG